ctttttttcctttgttacCAAACGACAGCTTGGTCTTAGTGCGTCTATAAATAAGACATGCATTCTCAATTTAAAGGACGCAAATATCTCTAAAATGAATGATTCGTTCGGTTTTATATCCAATTTATTGATGGTAAATagtaaagtattttttttttgtcattggtTACTCCCAAGATTATTTATCTGCAAACACATCAAAAACCTTATTTTCATCAAACATGTTCGATACTCTCACCTAATCACTATATGTCACGTTGTTAGGttatttctataaaataaacaaaacctaAATTTGAAAGGATGGGTGATAACTCACTAATTATAAATTTgcctaaaattaaaaatcgagATGGCAAGAGTACAATGTgatataaaatgatattttaaattaaaatgacCTAAAATTAAGGTCTATATAACAAAATTATCAAGCATTCTTAAGTTCTTCGAACGTAATCactttttaggattttttttttttttttttttgggcgagGTTTGCTCTAAAGCGCTCAACTAAAAAGCATCAGGTCACGACTCCGAATAATTATACTCACCATCCAACCGTGACCAAACAAGTTTTATGTTATTAAATATCTAAGAtgcttgttcattttttttatttttttaatcttttgctTTTATAAGAATCTCTAAATAAGAAGTAAAGGTATTTTAAATTATAGACCCTCTCCGGTATATTCTCACCCTCCTCCTAGGCCGAGGAAATTGACCACATTAAAATTACCTTTTTATGATGAGATATGTTAATTTATTTGTTGtctaatttataataaaaagataTTATATTGAAAATAAAGACTATTGATTGGTTATTTATTATCGACATAATGATACAAATAGCTCTTGAACTTTTACCTAATATTCAATGTGATCTCTGCACATTGGTTATTTAATTTTACCTTAAATGTAAAATGTAGTCCCCaaacttttggtatatgtttAATTTGATTCATAAACTATTCActttattaattcaagtttagtGTTCAACCTTAAAATACTATTTCACACTTGATGATATCTCATACTCCAAATGGTCATActtcaaggataaaattaaacatatatCAAAAGCCTAATGACCAAATTAAATAGTTTAAAAATTCAGAGACAACATTTTATACTGGACAAAAGTTCAAGGAcgacattaaatattttcatgtagtCCCACGACGAAATTTTGAATATATACCAAAAATCTAGAGATCTTATTAATTAGTTTATAAGTTTAGGGATCAAGTACTAATATTTATTAACCCATTCGTGGGTAGCTGTATTAGTTGAGAGTTCCTTTCTCATCGCATAGGTCAAGAGTTCGAAACTTGCAGTTGCTAATTATTTAAATGGGCTGATGGTGGGTTCTTGGCTAGTCTTCTGAGGTATAGGGGCTCGGCCCTCAGAGCCATTCGGGCACGGGGTTCCGTGGTGGAGTCATCGGttaccaaaacaaaaagaatactaatatttataaattaaaaggTCGGAGGTCACATGAATCATGTAAGGACCATCCGTGTTTTGTTTTTGTGCTTTATTACCGAACGACAGTTTGGTGGAACCTTCGGTTGCTTCTGGTTCGGTCTGCCAGGTTTTGACAGTCCAaccttcgtcgtcgtcgtccgaAAAGTCAATACAAGGTGGCGCCCCCAAAAACCCAGACCCGGTCAAACCCGcactccccctcccccaaatcGTCGGATTCTCTCTGCCTCCGCCCTCGATCCCCAAAACCCTCCTCCGAATCGATTCCGGCAGCcccctccggccaccgcccccTCCCGCCGCAATGGACGCAGCGCcgccgggcggcggcggaggcggaggcggcccGGCGCCGTTCCTCATGAAGACCTACGAGATGGTGGACGACGCGGGGACGGACGAGATCGTGGCGTGGAGCTCCAGCAAGACGAGCTTCGTCGTGTGGAACCCGCCCGAGTTCGCCCGCCTCCTGCTCCCCACCTATTTCAAGCACAACAACTTCTCCAGCTTCATCCGGCAGCTCAACACCTACGTGAGTCCTCGGAACCCTGCGCCCGCCTTTTCGTTTCGAGCCGTCGCGCTCCCGTCTCGCGCCGGCGGGGGGTTCGATGCGTGCGTCGGACGCTACGTCTGTGATTGGTCGTGAATTTTTTGTTCTGGTTACTGGGTTGATGATTGTTTTGCTGTTCTGAATTTATGCTGCGGCGTTTTGCTTTCCTGTGTATGATATGAGGGCATCGAATCTCTTGTCGGATTGAATACTTGGTGTTTTGTATGAGCTAGAAGTTTCTGCAGTTcgcatcttcttttcttttctttgcttttgtcttgctTTCACGCCTTCTGCTTTTTCGGGATCAGTGGTTCTTCTCGCATTGTGATTGAAAGGAATGTGAATTCTGCATCTTAAGCTCATTTGCCACTATTAGGGGTCTGTGATGACTAATTTTTTGCTACATGAGTGCATTATGTCTACCATGGATAAGCTttcttataattaatttttgataatgtCCGAAAGTCTGTGCAAATGTCAGCATTTTATGTCTCTTGAAGTCATTTCTCGACTATTTATAATGATTGATCAGTGTGACTGGTGGACCAATTTGACATCCCTTTGCAGTTCCTTTTGTTTTACATTGATTCGGGGCTTTCTGGGAGCATGTGTTGCCACTATTCCACTGATGATCACTTTGTTTATGTATTAATAATGGCATCTCTTGAGCTGAGCCTTTCGTCACTGCCAAtattaccttgcttcctagtgtTGCCACTGTTCCACTGATGATCACTTTGTTTATGTATTAATAATGGCATCTCTTGAGCTGAGCCTTTTGTCACTGCCAATATTACCTCGCTTCCTAGTGTTGCCACACTCAAAATGGTTGAGGGAAATAAGGAATCCGGGAAGAAATTATCACTTGAAGGAGTATTGTGATGTTTGGTTTGGGTCTCGGAAACAGATATcactttgataattttcaatagATTTCTTAATTTCAGGAATAATTTTTCTCTGTCTAATGTTATAAGTAGACCTATGTATCATAAcggatttctttttcaagaagaGCAAGACTTTCTACGTAATAGCTATTGACAACGTGCTATGGTCGGTTGGACTACTTAGCTATCAAATGAAGTTGGAAGCAACTTGCTAAATATTGGTGTCTCCCTTTCTTAATTTCATTGTTTGTgttgttgctttcttttcttctgatcCTTATGCGTTTCCCTAATTCAAGAACTACGATCTTGCATGATGTTACACATCTATATGGGTATGATGCCAAAGCTAGTTATCTGGAATTCAGCGGTCAGTTTGGCATTAATTCCTACATCAACCTGGTATTGGAGCATTCTTTCTTGCACCATTCATTCTTGGAACTAGAGCTTTCTAGGATCGGGATATGCATCTGGTGAGCCCTGGTTGCCGGGCTACCTTTTTTAGTGTTTGCCCTTTTGTGAAGGTCTACTTAATCATTTCCATGGTAGTTGCATATGCCTGTTACCTATACACGGTGGTTTACTGGCCTTCTTTAGTTTTGAGACTGGAAGCTCAGTGAGCTTGAAAAAAATACTTGGCTTGAAAAAATGCAACTTACTTGCTGGGTGGATTTGTTTGATTGATGGAGCTTTCATCTCTTTGTGCGGTTCATGTGCAAGTGAGATTAAAATGACGGTGATATCCTGGAGGCGGTATTCTTCTCTCTGCTTGTTACATGTTGATGGAGGCTTGTTAGGTCTACAAGAACTGCTGAAGTCTAGAATTTGAATCAATCACTTCTCTCATGGCCAATTTTATTCAGTTAAACCTCCTAGGTGGAAGGGAGAATATTTTGGGAGGCCACAGGAAAACTAGAGATGTGCAAGGAAACCTACTAAGCTGGAATGGTTCGTTAGGAATTGGATGGGGTATTGGAGAGTAGACACTTAGTTTCAAGATACAAAACttgagaaattggaaaaaaaatggtagGTTTTAGGCTACGGGGTCTTACCCAACCTCTACTGAAATATGATTTTAGATAATCTATGATATCAAATGGTCATCTTTCTTCAAAATATATAGGAGCATCTTTCTTGGGGGTTATGAAGCCAGAAAGGTTTGATTTGGAGGATAGGCATTGCTATAAGCTTGGTTATTAGGGATCAAAgcattatattattttacttttatctgTCTTTCATCTTCTTATTTTATGAATCAATTAAGCTTTATATTTTATGTGTTAGCTATTTTAGACAGATAACAGGGACtattttatatgatttttatttttattttatatcaatACTGGaaaatttgacccaaaaaaaaaaaaaaaaaaaaacaagtatacgGTATCCTAGATTCTATGTGGTGGACATGCCAGCTTCCAGGATAATTCTAGAAGGGAACAACATCAAGGTTGGTTTTGGCTGTTGAAGGATGCGGGAtctgatatttttttttgtggcattggttttcttcctcttttcatttttcttttggggtggggtgggggaacattaaattgaaaatgctcaaacataaaaatcattaaataactTACAGTTTTACCATTTTAATGTACAAAGATCCGGTCAATAGTTTTACGTTTATTTGTCATAATTAAATAGTCATGTataaaattcatatttaatACTTATCTTTTACTTAAAGCCTCAGCTAGAAAGGATCCTAATAATAGATTCTATCAATGGTAAAACTACTCTTAAAGGGGGTAGTAATGCTAACATAATGAATGGTAAATTGTTTGCAGAACATTCAAGACGGGGGAAAATCAAGTTTGTGGAACACGAAATAGAAAGGTTTATCATCAATTTTGATAGAAAAGTACAttataataacaaaaagaaattggaatttcGTCAGTCCACTGGTCAGGGAGGgtaagaggaaaaataaaagataaatggaaaGAGGGAAACACTAAAGAGGAACAATAAAAGCCAATGGAAGGGTGCAGTGGATTTGTGTTTCTGCTAGCATTTTTATGTTTCTATCTCTCTCCTGCTGTCATCAGTTGCATCCGCTGCTATAAAAGCATCTAACAGCTAATCATGATTCATATGCTGTCTCCAGTGATCAGACTAAAAAAATGCAGAGGTTTTGGGGACAGGGGGATGGGTGCCCTCAGAAATTTTTTGGCAGACACCCACTCAATCTTTGTCCACTCTGTGTTCTACGCACCCTAAGTGAAAACTGAGTTTTCCAGGTTATATCTTATGATGAAGTGCTCTGAGGTGATCTCATGTCGATGTTCTGTAAAAAGTTTCTTAAACAAAGGATTTTCTCTATATAGCAGTTATGCTCTCTGAATTAAGTTACTTCTGAAGAAGGGAGAACAACATTATAAGATATTAGAATTTGACTTTAAGTAATTCAATGTCACAGTGGAAATGAGAGTTTTACATGTTTGGATGACATAAAATGAGATTAAGACTGGGTTGTCCCTGCCTCAGTTTCCTGTATGGCTAAAAGAGGTGAGCTTCATTCATTCTGTGGAGCATTGTGGAGACTCGTTCAGTGTTCTAAATGTGGTGGATTGTCTTGTCTAGAGTCCATGTTAAGGTTCTGTGTTTTTAATATCGCAGCAGTCATCTTAAGCTTTCTGTGAGGGTGAAGATGAATTGATCGGAAATTGCCACCAGAGGAATCTCCATGTTAAATTGTTTACATTTTCAATAGATGAGATGATGGCATAATGGGAGAGAACTTGCAATGTTGAAGTGCCTCTAATGGCAAAATTGGCaacattttttgtttaataTAGACTCCAACATTCATGAACTTGTTTTGTGGCGCCGAATCTTGTGTATTCTTTGGTTAGCTCTTTATATTATtacccttaccaaaaaaaaaaaaaaaaacattcatgaACTACCTTTGCCTCATAAAATAACTTCAAAGTTTTTTATATGCTTCCTCTGCTGGATGTCCTTTAGGGTTAGTTCTTTCACTTGGAAAATTAGCTTCTGACAGTCTGGCCAGCTCTAGACGGAGGCAGCTGCAGATGCtataatcattttcttaagaaaatcAAGCACCAACTAACCTTTTGGATTTGGAAATAATGATATGCTTCATGTTAATCTGGTAAAGATACTGAATATTCATCAAGCTTTATAGGATTCAGTCTCTGAATTCAAACTCACTGCATGATCATAGGGCCCTTTACTGATTCAGCTGCTTCTTTTTATCTACTTTATTTTGCTGTGGTGTTTTCTGGTCTTCTCCAACTCTAGTGTGTTTGTACTTTGAGTTTTTCTCTGGGTACATGAATTTATGCCCTTCAATGGCACCTTTCTCAAACTGAGGAATTAAATAACCAGAGAAGCTTCTTATTCAAATACAGTTTTTAACTGGCCATCATTTACATGGCCTTGCTTGCACAATCACATTACAGCTTGGGTGTGGTCTTATTGTGATTGGATCAACATTTGCAGGAAATTCAGGTTTCTAATATGCCTGTCTCATACTGAAAACTGTATTCAGGGATTCCGAAAAATTGATCCTGAGCGATGGGAGTTTGCTAATGAAGAATTTGTGAAGGACAAAAAACATCTTCTCAAAAACATCCACCGTAGAAAGCCCATCCATAGCCATAGTCAGCCTCAAGGTTCAATGGTGGACTCTGAAAGAGCAGCATATGAAGAAGAACTAGAGAAGCTCAACCGTGATAAAAGTGCCCTTGAAGCAAAGATTGTGAGGCTCAAGCAGCAGCAGTCTATTGGGAAGCTTCATATGGGGGAACTTTTTCAGCGAGTGGGAGGAATGGAGCAGAGGCAGGAGGATTTGCTTGCATTCCTAGAGAAAAATCTCCAGAATCCTAATTTTGTTGAACATCTGACTCGAAAAGTCAAGTCTCTGGATCTATCagcatataaaaaaaagagaaggctTCCCCACACTGATCATGGAAGGCCAGGGGCGGAGAACAGTCTGGATACTCATAGTAGCTCTAGACTGGAGCTTGGAAATATTTTCCAGCAAGATTTCTCAAATAAGCTCAGGCTTGAGTTATCACCTGCAGTTTCGGATATTAATTTGGTTTCCAATAGCACACATAGTTCATACGAAGATGGGGGAAGCCCACGGAGAATTACATCAGAAAGTGACCCTAAAGATGCTCCAATGGGAACTGAGAGCCTTTTAAGTGCACCTGAAGCAGTAGAGCTTTCAGATACAGGGACTTCCTTCACGTTCAAGATGGATTCATCTATGCAAAGGAAACCACCAGTAGATGAAAGCCCAAGGATGCATCCGTTGCCCATGAATCTAACTACTGAAGAGGGAGATAACAATGTTTCGTGCCAACTAAATCTATCTCTTGCATCTTCTCTACTGCAAGTTGACCACAGTCAACAATTCAATCGTTTGAATGTGCTAGGTTCAGAAACTAGCAAGTCTCCAGATGCAAGGTCAAATGCCAGCATCACAGAATCTGGTTTTGGGGTTCTCCAGAAGAATAAGAATTCAGATGAAGAGCGTACAAATTCCTCGTTGCCTGAGGCTCAAAACAACAATCAACCTATAGCTCCTGCTTCGGGTAGAATAAACGATGTGTTTTGGGAGCAGTTTTTGACAGAAAGGCCCGGAGCATTGGAGAATGAGGAGGCTTGTTCTAGTTACAGGGAAAACTCGTACGACGTGCATGGCGATCAAAGACCAGGCCCTGGAATGTCCAGAAATTCTAAAAGCATGGAGCGGCTCACGCTGTGAGAGTAAAGCCGGAGGTGGAGATCAATGACAGCTTTCTTTGGGTTTCGTATTGACCATCTTTGTCCATTGTACAACATGCTCATAATATGATTGTATCTCTGGATTTTGACAAATCACTCATTTAATAAGGCCATAGAAAATGAAGTTACATACGCTGGTTCATTTAGAGGCATGTAGCTCTACACAAACGCACCCCCGTTTTATTGTGATCATGAGGTGCTTTTGGGACTATTATTTCAATAGGACTCCATGGGCTAACGAGGCGCCAAATATAATCAGATATTTTGCCATTAATTCTTGCCAAGTGTTCGACGTCATATGTAATTTGGGAACTTATGTCAATTTTTATGTCAGGATATACTCAATTGAGATGTACCTGTGGAAGAGAATACTTGTACCATCCCCTGCTCGTGACTCTCGCAATGAGAAGGGAGCTCCTCAGCTCTTGACACTCCCCTGTTGATGGTGAAGGATGGTCTAGTTTTGCCTGCCTTGGATCAAAGATCATGAGAGGAGCAGGTAGTTTCTATTGACAGGTGGTTGGAGTCACTAGCTGGTCCAGGGACTAAAAGAAGTGGGCAAGAAAGTGACTTCGGATTTGGGACAAATTCAACATTGaagtagatttaaaaaaaattgattagtattcctaaaaactccaaacgtacatttatcacaaatttatcttaaattaatttttaaccataaaaaactctaaactattacaactatgataaatttatatgactacaaaaaactcaaaactagtatgtttgtaataaatttactctaaattaatttgatttagattaacagataaataaataaataataaaaaagagtctacattaaatttatattaaaaattagttcactatttattaatatcattcatcgttttaatttgacaaattcaattatatttcattccaaaaatttataaaatttggaGACAAAACAACCAATCCATATTCcattattaaatttaacatttaacaataagtccaaaaaaataatttgcatttcaccatcaaatataacaagaagtctttctccctttcttatttttattttttacatatttatattcgACCcctcattttctgaatttttttaaaaattgatccgTACGTGTTCAAATCATGTGTAAGAACTTCAA
This region of Eucalyptus grandis isolate ANBG69807.140 chromosome 8, ASM1654582v1, whole genome shotgun sequence genomic DNA includes:
- the LOC104414278 gene encoding heat stress transcription factor A-5 translates to MDAAPPGGGGGGGGPAPFLMKTYEMVDDAGTDEIVAWSSSKTSFVVWNPPEFARLLLPTYFKHNNFSSFIRQLNTYGFRKIDPERWEFANEEFVKDKKHLLKNIHRRKPIHSHSQPQGSMVDSERAAYEEELEKLNRDKSALEAKIVRLKQQQSIGKLHMGELFQRVGGMEQRQEDLLAFLEKNLQNPNFVEHLTRKVKSLDLSAYKKKRRLPHTDHGRPGAENSLDTHSSSRLELGNIFQQDFSNKLRLELSPAVSDINLVSNSTHSSYEDGGSPRRITSESDPKDAPMGTESLLSAPEAVELSDTGTSFTFKMDSSMQRKPPVDESPRMHPLPMNLTTEEGDNNVSCQLNLSLASSLLQVDHSQQFNRLNVLGSETSKSPDARSNASITESGFGVLQKNKNSDEERTNSSLPEAQNNNQPIAPASGRINDVFWEQFLTERPGALENEEACSSYRENSYDVHGDQRPGPGMSRNSKSMERLTL